Proteins found in one Oncorhynchus mykiss isolate Arlee chromosome 3, USDA_OmykA_1.1, whole genome shotgun sequence genomic segment:
- the LOC110536068 gene encoding uncharacterized protein LOC110536068: MATGQLRQNGGVRDVIPEDGSDRGGNCGIAGKLAGDRGRTEWRRLNLPKRSKSLDWSGRGASPGEGLRTGLLRFSGNLGGSTLKRAESLESRRAGESNVLSRVKAFNSVGPGEVRSPVRGSGCSLGEGVSPVGLAYVAISLERASGGQSLPTRLSSSPGPGSGTRKPAGGSLGSSRGQSIWDRIQKLYGTTGTDKATNRDVKDSTRTKRLSAPVGDWSLLERDGGDTAANRRMSTTDSVFVSPLSSPVSSPLSGLSRGERNGLLSHTPLVEQNTTHTPLVEQNTTHTTHTPQRHQHSAVKVSGLSPSLSPVSGCTTPTLSYKPSHTPLVEGSSVCIRDPSLSPPLEDKQERGKKEVTNTVGKKSGSSEDSEKERVRVGSMAQEKEKWTDVEGKGHKKKEVEKRGRDNAEVFLPQHRLSVTPTRDSQPITTSGVGITTGSNPLLTNQLNGKIDTYDRSKTPGRGVAREQSLSEDVFEANTPQRITLQNTENTKLPGKLVVPSAASVRNKIHQFEALTQTSQVPVPNYLKPRRAFSVPEQLSESGEGVRKSGLDRQVRGVGGVWERGRGGREGGIVIMDGGRGRGEGEGVRKSVPDKALGGGRGSEVVREERKAHRGWALRSMSVDEVRLGREVGEIGRVGETGGVGETGEVGETGGVGETGEVGENAVVSGTFSNLGGKLDIPLNGKTTRDTLKDFSIDEPDLPNHTVTPQDWSRRGTNTKTTTVTAKDTSSSQLSNSVNNSDDVLGGPDQSRRPHNRDSPNLPSPVSDDDKTPTNTPQNSPFHPQNTPPTSPHLPTTSLQPKHQQGVDSGLADLKNPPVSTHTAQGRVTTDPAIPVSHSGLGRDSLSLPLTSSSPNSLPLLPTLARWNSEEGGWSDEDIDDEGTEKDSDSTYDSDSAESSVTVTSAMSQSHRRSFSLSLAELCNFGEVDYDPQSSSDSEEWPSSRSASRSASRSASLSSDVSALSCVSVLGSDELNRLLDDVKSLGDTTLQNYEDVQVVVLHKDVGVGLGFTMAGGVDQNKPVIVHKVFPAGVAAKEGSIQEGDKVLSINGTALCGSSHWEVLRTLRRARTQGMGVVVLRRGGVTDPRKGGTVTDSPGGTQTEPANTGQRVCVTLEKRSRDLGFSLEGGVGSSLGDKPLTVQKLFLGGPVNQVSPGDEVMEIEGVSLVGLRRLEAWTLIRTLPPGPVDVVLHRPHKPQ; encoded by the exons ATGGCCACCGGACAGTTGAGACAGAATGGTGGTGTGAGGGACGTGATCCCAGAGGATGGCAGTGACAGGGGAGGAAACTGTGGCATTGCAGGGAAGTTGGCTGGAGACAGGGGCAGGACAGAGTGGAGAAGGCTAAACCTGCCCAAAAGGAGTAAGAGTTTAGACTGGAGTGGAAGGGGGGCTAGCCCTGGCGAGGGGCTCAGGACTGGGCTGCTGAGGTTTTCTGGGAACCTAGGGGGGTCCACACTTAAACGAGCAGAGAGTTTGGAGAGTAGGAGGGCAGGAGAGAGCAATGTGTTGTCCAGGGTGAAGGCCTTTAACTCAGTTGGACCAGGGGAAGTGAGGAGCCCCGTTCGGGGGTCAGGGTGTTCCCTTGGTGAAGGGGTGTCCCCTGTGGGTCTAGCGTATGTGGCTATATCTCTGGAGAGGGCCAGTGGGGGCCAGTCCCTCCCCACCAGGCTGAGTTCTAGTCCTGGTCCTGGGTCTGGAACCAGAAAACCAGCCGGTGGATCTCTTGGATCCTCCAGGGGTCAGAGTATCTGGGACCGGATACAGAAGCTCTATGGGACTACTGGAACTGATAAAGCTACTAACAGAGATGTGAAGGACTCAACCAGAACCAAGCGTCTCTCAGCACCGGTAGGAGACTGGTCTCTATtggagagggatgggggggatACAGCAGCCAATCGCAGGATGTCCACCACAGACTCTGTCtttgtctcccccctctcctcccccgttTCCTCCCCCCTCAGTGGATTATCCAGGGGGGAGAGGAACGGcctgctctcacacacacccctagtagaacagaacaccacacacacacccctggtagaacagaacaccacacacactacacacacaccacagagacatCAGCATAGTGCAGTCAAGGTGTCTGGTTTGAGCCCCTCACTGTCTCCAGTGTCAGGGTGTACCACACCCACACTCTCATACaaaccctcacacacacccttaGTGGAGGGGTCATCAGTGTGCATTAGGGACCCCTCACTATCCCCTCCATTAGAAGAcaaacaggagagagggaaaaaggagGTGACAAACACTGTGGGCAAAAAGAGTGGAAGTAGTGAAGACAGCGAAAAGGAGAGAGTAAGGGTGGGGAGCATGGCTCAGGAAAAAGAGAAATGGACTGATGTCGAAGGAAAAGGACACAAGAAAAAGGAGGTGGAGAAGCGAGGGAGAGATAACGCTGAAGTCTTTCTCCCCCAGCACAGACTATCAGTGACACCCACCAGGGACTCTCAGCCTATCACAACGTCCGGAGTAGGGATCACCACAGGGTCAAACCCCCTCCTGACCAATCAGCTTAATGGGAAAATTGACACCTATGACAGGAGCAAGACCCCTGGTAGAGGCGTGGCCAGGGAACAGAGCCTGTCAGAAGATGTGTTTGAAGCCAACACCCCACAGAGGATAACATTACAGAACACAGAAAATACCAAGTTACCTGGGAAACTGGTAGTGCCCTCTGCAGCCAGTGTGAGGAACAAGATCCACCAATTTGAAGCTCTGACACAGACATCTCAGGTCCCAGTGCCCAACTACCTGAAGCCCAGACGGGCTTTCTCTGTCCCGGAACAGCTCAGTGAGTCTGGAGAGGGGGTCAGGAAGAGTGGGTTGGATAGACAGGTACGCGGGGTGGGGGGagtatgggagagagggagaggaggaagagagggagggattgtaATTATGGATGGGGGGAGAGgacgaggagaaggagaaggggtaAGGAAGAGTGTGCCAGATAAAGCActtggtggagggagaggaagtgaggtagtgagagaagagaggaaggctcATAGAGGGTGGGCGCTGAGGTCTATGTCAGTGGATGAGGTGAGGctgggga GGGAAGTGGGGGAGATAGGCAGAGTGGGGGAGACGGGAGGAGTGGGGGAGACAGGGGAAGTTGGGGAGACGGGAGGAGTGGGGGAGACAGGGGAAGTGGGGGAGAATGCTGTTGTCTCTGGTACGTTTTCCAACCTCGGGGGTAAACTAGACATCCCTCTGAATGGCAAAACCACCAGAGACACTCTGAAAGACTTTTCCATTGATGAGCCAGACCTCCCCAATCACACAGTCACACCCCAGGACTGGAGTAGGAGAGGCACCAACACAAAGACTACTACAGTCACTGCCAAGGATACTTCATCCTCCCAGCTGTCTAACTCTGTGAACAACTCCGATGACGTTCTAGGTGGCCCTGACCAGTCTAGGAGGCCTCACAATAGAGACTCACCTAACCTGCCATCTCCAGTGAGCGATGACGACAAGACACCAACCAACACCCCCCAGAACTCCCCCTTCCACCCCCAGAACACACCTCCCACCTCCCCACACCTCCCCACTACTTCCCTGCAGCCTAAACAccaacagggtgtagattcaggTCTAGCTGACCTAAAGAACCCTCCAgtctccacacacacagcccagggtAGGGTCACTACTGACCCTGCTATCCCAGTCTCACACTCTGGCCTGGGGAGGGATTCCCTGTCCcttcccctcacctcctcctcccccaacaGCCTACCGCTCCTCCCCACTCTGGCTCGATGGAACTCAGAGGAAGGGGGATGGAGTGATGAGGATATTGATGATGAAGGTACAGAGAAGGACTCAGACTCCACCTACGACTCAGACTCTGCTGAATCGTCGGTGACCGTCACCAGCGCCATGAGCCAATCACATCGCAGGAGCTTCTCTCTCAG tctggcAGAGCTGTGTAACTTTGGAGAGGTGGACTATGATCCCCAGTCTTCCTCTGACAGTGAGGAGTGGCCGTCCAGCCGGTCAGCCAGCCGGTCAGCCAGCCGGTCAGCCAGCCTGTCGTCTGACGTGTCGGCATTgtcctgtgtgtctgtcctggGCAGTGATGAGCTGAACCGCCTGCTGGACGACGTAAAGAGCCTGGGGGACACAACGCTGCAG AACTATGAGGATGTCCAGGTGGTGGTTCTCCATAAGGATGTTGGTGTGGGACTGGGCTTCACCATGGCAGGAGGAGTGGACCAGAACAAACCTGTCATT GTCCATAAGGTGTTCCCGGCAGGGGTGGCTGCTAAGGAGGGATCCATCCAGGAGGGAGACAAGGTCCTGTCAATCAACGGCACAGCGCTGTGTGGCTCCTCCCACTGGGAGGTGCTGAGGACACTAAGGAGGGCGCGGACTCAGGGGATGGGCGTGGTTGTCTTGAGGAGAGGGGGGGTAACAGACCCCCGTAAGGGAGGAACAGTGACTGATAGTCCAGGAGGGACACAGACAGAGCCTGCTAACACTG gtcagagggtgtgtgtgacgCTGGAGAAGCGCAGCAGAGACCTGGGCTTCAgtctggagggaggagtgggttCCAGCCTGGGAGACAAACCCCTCACCGTACAGAAACTCTTCCTTG GTGGTCCAGTGAACCAGGTGTCTCCAGGGGACGAGGTGATGGAGATCGAGGGTGTGAGCTTGGTGGGCCTGAGGAGGCTGGAGGCCTGGACCTTGATCAGAACACTGCCCCCTGGGCCTGTGGATGTGGTACTACACCGTCCTCACAAACCACAGTGA